The Lepeophtheirus salmonis chromosome 13, UVic_Lsal_1.4, whole genome shotgun sequence genome segment GGACTTTGTTGTAATGATACTCTGGGATCTCACTAAGGGCTTATACCCACAAtggttacaaaataatttaataatgcaGGCCATGGGGGTAGAGACGagtagaagaataaataaaatagtaagtaGAATAGACGTATGAGATATGTTATGAAAGAAGTCGTACATTTTGAATTGAAATCCGTTTATACTTCCTGTCAAATTACTATCTATGGTTTTCTTGATATCCAATTTGATCTTTTGTAGGGTTTCATACTTTTCCTGGTCTGCTTGACGGATCTTTCTCTCCAATTTTCGAAGTTCTTCTTCTAGATCATGGATGTTCCGAGCATGGTAGCTATTCTTTACATTAAGTCGGCTCATTTCAATTCGAGATTCTACATTATTAATTGTAATGGTGGATCCAATGTTTTCAAATCCTGCCAGTCTCAAAAAAGGTGTATGGAGTGTACAATTTCCATCCAGGCGAATGCGATGATTTCCCTTGTATACTGTGTAGTAGGAAGTGTTGTTTTTACATTTGATGATGGCTACTACTTCATTCGGAGTGTAGTGTAGGAAATCCGTGTCTGAGATTTGAACAGCCATTTCCTGATCGTATGGCTCCAGAACACAGAGCTCATTGATTTcctctatattttcatttaaaagtgCCATGAGGCAATGTTTTTGAGACTTTTTGTAAATGATGGagttttgataacaaaatagGATGTCATTATTTGAGGCACATGAGGCTAATTGACTCTCATCCAATACCTTGTACATTTTTCTATTCTCTGTAATGGCAATGTATCTTTCCTTTGTTCTTACGATTTTATACTGGTCATTGATCTTGAGAGGCACGGGCCAAAAGCGATAGAGTTGCATGAGACTATCTGGCTTATAAATTGGtacgtgcaaaattattttcaacacagttttatctctttttgttatgaaaaatgtATCACAGTCATTTTGGAAGAGTTGATGAACGTTTGACATACCAACTCCGAATCCCTGCCCATAGGCACGCTTCTGAATTTTGTTCCATACAAGGCTTAGCTTATCACCAGGTAAAGCCCTCAGGTGCATTCTTCTTGAATGTGCAGCTTCAACAAGTTCTTCAAGGAGTTGAACATTGTGCTCTAACTTATTACGATGTTCCTGGCACATGATGTAATGGCCCATATTCATCATCAAATCATTGCTCTGCTTTCTCAAATCTGCAAAGAGATTGTGTCTTTCTGTCAAGAGAAGATCAAACTCTGTTGCATTTGCGGAAATAGACTCAATCATCTGTTTGACAGCATCaaagtttttatcaataatatcgCGATTAATTCGATTTGTTTCTGCAACAACAAGAGCAGCAGCAGAGCTTCCAAATGCAAGAGTACCTATAGCCATCGTTAGGAATATAAGTCCCGAGATAGCTCTTTTTGATCTGTAGGTATCGTTCAAATCAGCTGGCGTTGGTAGACTCTTTAGAGCATTTTTACGCCTCACATCTAAGTTTCTCGTCATTTCCAGCATactttgaatgtatttttgtgAGAAAGTTTGAGTTAAAGCCTTCTCACTGAGACACTTCATGGCCTCGTTGTATTGTTCATCGATATGTGTCATATCCAGGTCAATATCAAC includes the following:
- the LOC121128641 gene encoding uncharacterized protein gives rise to the protein MAEDQFYYLMLILLVKYIPLTRQNEIPFGINVQNDGAIRHAYHEEESLSTTSHRFFSEKDLIAVFTTQKHLVNDISYMHVDIDLDMTHIDEQYNEAMKCLSEKALTQTFSQKYIQSMLEMTRNLDVRRKNALKSLPTPADLNDTYRSKRAISGLIFLTMAIGTLAFGSSAAALVVAETNRINRDIIDKNFDAVKQMIESISANATEFDLLLTERHNLFADLRKQSNDLMMNMGHYIMCQEHRNKLEHNVQLLEELVEAAHSRRMHLRALPGDKLSLVWNKIQKRAYGQGFGVGMSNVHQLFQNDCDTFFITKRDKTVLKIILHVPIYKPDSLMQLYRFWPVPLKINDQYKIVRTKERYIAITENRKMYKVLDESQLASCASNNDILFCYQNSIIYKKSQKHCLMALLNENIEEINELCVLEPYDQEMAVQISDTDFLHYTPNEVVAIIKCKNNTSYYTVYKGNHRIRLDGNCTLHTPFLRLAGFENIGSTITINNVESRIEMSRLNVKNSYHARNIHDLEEELRKLERKIRQADQEKYETLQKIKLDIKKTIDSNLTGSINGFQFKMYDFFHNISHTSILLTILFILLLVSTPMACIIKLFCNHCGYKPLVRSQSIITTKSREGGNTTEYDSDTTIKTVELGLSSDKKKKRYRPHSQPLPYHHDVPFFVVPKKEDILNANHLINYNTPSLVK